A region of Crenobacter cavernae DNA encodes the following proteins:
- a CDS encoding Lpp/OprI family alanine-zipper lipoprotein, which produces MLRSSHARPLLLASAAGLSLLLLGGCASSGELEKVRAMAMQAQQSADQANQTANAANQKADRALNTSNQANQTATDTNEKLNRMFKKTMMK; this is translated from the coding sequence ATGCTTCGATCTTCCCATGCTCGTCCCTTGTTGCTCGCCTCGGCGGCTGGTCTCTCGTTGCTGTTATTGGGTGGATGCGCCAGCAGCGGCGAACTGGAAAAGGTGCGTGCGATGGCCATGCAGGCGCAGCAGAGCGCCGACCAGGCCAACCAGACGGCCAATGCCGCCAACCAGAAGGCCGATCGGGCGCTGAACACGTCGAACCAGGCCAATCAGACCGCCACTGACACCAACGAGAAGCTCAACCGGATGTTCAAAAAGACCATGATGAAGTGA
- a CDS encoding DUF4332 domain-containing protein: MAIPLSKLVGMTSEIEGKLNEKGIHDSDQFVDACRIPHDRSELAKHCGLTRQKLLALADRADLARIHGVGGVLSDLLEQIEGVKTVSDLAKQRPEKLHHELEDLIDQKKIRLVGNPTSLEMVKDWIKQAKALEKLL, translated from the coding sequence ATGGCTATACCACTTAGCAAACTCGTAGGCATGACCTCAGAAATTGAGGGAAAGTTGAATGAAAAAGGTATCCATGACAGCGATCAATTCGTAGACGCATGTCGGATACCCCACGACAGAAGCGAACTAGCAAAGCACTGCGGCCTGACAAGGCAAAAGCTCTTGGCATTGGCCGACCGCGCAGATCTGGCTCGTATTCATGGGGTCGGCGGGGTTTTATCCGACCTATTAGAGCAAATTGAAGGCGTGAAAACGGTCTCCGATCTCGCCAAACAACGGCCAGAAAAGTTGCACCATGAGCTGGAGGATTTGATAGATCAAAAGAAAATCAGATTGGTAGGCAACCCTACCTCCTTGGAAATGGTGAAAGACTGGATCAAACAGGCCAAAGCTTTGGAAAAGCTACTGTAG